A region of Aliivibrio fischeri DNA encodes the following proteins:
- a CDS encoding ECF-type sigma factor → MKTTTELTRIIQDWQAGNKQAENQLYQFAYLQLRHIAQEERKRNAEKFGQHNDVLTDSVNSTTALIHDAYLKLSNSELSDVKTKRDFFLMATKVMRQILIDNARSQQAQKRQALTSIQDDNDKFEQLIIMDKALDSFSVRYPRQSNALKLKYLMGMKNNEICQLLECSSSLIEKDLKFSRSWLQTRMM, encoded by the coding sequence ATGAAAACAACAACAGAACTGACACGCATTATTCAAGATTGGCAAGCAGGAAATAAACAAGCTGAAAACCAGTTATATCAATTCGCTTATTTACAGCTCAGACATATCGCTCAAGAAGAACGAAAACGTAACGCTGAAAAATTCGGCCAACATAATGATGTTCTGACTGACAGCGTAAATAGCACAACCGCTTTGATTCACGACGCTTACCTTAAGCTTTCAAACTCAGAACTAAGTGATGTAAAAACCAAACGCGATTTCTTTTTAATGGCCACCAAAGTGATGCGCCAAATCTTGATCGACAATGCCCGTTCACAACAGGCTCAAAAGCGTCAGGCGCTAACCTCAATTCAAGATGATAATGATAAATTTGAACAATTGATCATTATGGATAAAGCACTTGATAGCTTTAGTGTGCGCTATCCCCGCCAATCAAACGCTCTAAAGTTAAAATATCTTATGGGTATGAAAAACAATGAAATTTGCCAACTTTTAGAATGCAGCTCAAGCCTAATAGAGAAAGATTTAAAATTCTCTCGCAGCTGGCTTCAAACTCGTATGATGTAA
- a CDS encoding DUF4312 family protein, with the protein MKESITTTVTVSGNGNTKQSAFSSALSNIQKTILKDNEQVILRIEPVDVKLINAEKKERIEKFMFFFLPRNKTTYSVTIDVTVNVTVINIDQLDFKSI; encoded by the coding sequence ATGAAAGAATCTATTACAACAACCGTAACGGTCAGTGGTAATGGAAATACAAAACAATCAGCTTTCAGCTCTGCATTAAGTAATATTCAAAAAACCATTTTAAAAGATAACGAACAAGTTATTTTACGAATTGAACCTGTTGATGTGAAATTAATTAATGCAGAGAAAAAAGAAAGAATTGAAAAGTTTATGTTTTTCTTTTTACCAAGAAATAAAACAACCTACTCAGTCACGATTGATGTCACTGTTAATGTCACAGTAATTAATATTGACCAATTAGATTTTAAATCAATATAA
- a CDS encoding transcriptional regulator produces MNSNTLEINEELFTDEVDSTFNKVIDILRAENIFPDSVQKQMLYSHLKAMVIRSHTNEPLPEVEIEMFDEISKSSHKLAEDVVKWFPALAYEETYLLSVHFEVAKENELTEELGA; encoded by the coding sequence GTGAATAGTAATACTCTAGAAATAAATGAAGAGTTATTCACTGATGAAGTAGATTCAACGTTCAATAAAGTTATCGATATTTTACGAGCTGAGAATATATTTCCAGACAGTGTTCAAAAACAAATGCTTTATTCTCATTTAAAAGCAATGGTAATTCGTTCTCATACTAATGAACCATTACCAGAAGTTGAAATTGAAATGTTTGATGAAATATCTAAGTCATCACACAAATTAGCTGAAGATGTCGTGAAATGGTTTCCGGCATTAGCATACGAAGAAACATATTTATTATCTGTTCACTTTGAAGTGGCAAAAGAAAACGAATTAACTGAAGAATTAGGAGCTTAA
- a CDS encoding amidohydrolase/deacetylase family metallohydrolase, translated as MYDLLIKNGKLANGHFVDIAIQAGKIAKISTNIIESAEKEIDLKGLHYISAGWIDSHTHCYSASPIYNDEPDLIGVTHGVTTVVDAGSVGADDIDDFYQLTQKSSTNVYSILNISRIGLLRQDELADMSDIDLDIAKETISKHSDFVVGIKARMSGSVVKENGLKPLVKAKEMQAQNNHLPLMVHVGNNPPNLDDIAELLTKGDIITHCYNGKPNRILTPEGELKESMKKAIKRGVILDVGHGGASFSFDVAEQAIKKGIYPDTISSDIYCKNRIAGPVRSLAHIMSKFLTIGLSLEQVINCVTINAANALQMDAKGQLEVGKDADLTIFNIHHEPCTFVDSEQGNRQGNESFLPLASIVAGQVITTQHGEKTDVFNS; from the coding sequence ATGTATGACTTACTCATAAAAAATGGAAAATTAGCTAACGGTCACTTTGTCGACATTGCTATTCAAGCGGGAAAAATTGCCAAAATTAGTACCAATATTATCGAAAGCGCTGAAAAAGAAATCGATTTAAAAGGGCTTCATTACATTAGTGCTGGTTGGATAGATTCTCATACTCACTGTTACTCCGCTTCTCCTATATACAACGATGAGCCTGATTTAATTGGTGTTACTCATGGTGTAACCACCGTTGTAGATGCAGGTAGTGTCGGTGCTGATGATATTGATGATTTTTATCAACTAACTCAAAAAAGCTCAACTAACGTATACAGCATTCTTAATATTTCTCGAATTGGTTTATTACGACAAGATGAGCTTGCTGATATGAGTGATATTGATTTAGATATCGCCAAAGAAACCATCAGCAAACATTCCGATTTTGTGGTTGGCATTAAAGCGCGAATGAGCGGCAGTGTTGTAAAAGAAAACGGATTAAAACCTTTGGTTAAAGCCAAAGAGATGCAAGCTCAAAATAACCACCTACCTTTAATGGTACACGTTGGAAATAATCCACCTAATTTAGATGATATTGCTGAATTACTAACAAAAGGCGACATCATTACACACTGTTATAACGGCAAACCAAATCGCATTTTAACTCCAGAAGGTGAGCTAAAAGAATCGATGAAAAAAGCCATTAAACGCGGCGTTATTTTAGATGTTGGTCATGGCGGTGCAAGTTTCAGTTTTGATGTTGCTGAACAAGCGATTAAAAAGGGAATTTACCCTGACACGATAAGCTCTGATATCTACTGTAAAAACCGAATTGCAGGACCTGTACGTAGCCTAGCTCATATCATGTCCAAGTTTTTAACCATTGGTTTATCTCTTGAGCAAGTAATCAACTGTGTAACGATAAATGCTGCAAATGCACTACAAATGGACGCAAAAGGTCAATTAGAAGTGGGTAAAGACGCCGATCTAACCATTTTCAATATCCATCATGAACCATGTACTTTTGTCGATTCTGAACAAGGAAATCGTCAAGGTAACGAATCATTTTTACCTTTGGCAAGCATTGTTGCTGGCCAAGTTATCACGACACAACACGGAGAAAAAACTGATGTCTTCAATTCATGA
- a CDS encoding glycine-rich SFCGS family protein: MADVKVVIGDRLGKGQKVGMGVEAAGGSVTVIPGMAADMKLGDIMKQEEADFGISFCGSGGAGAITAQNKYGYKAKYGMRSVEEGVTAINEGYNVLGFGFMDQEELGKKLVEAFVKKYRS, from the coding sequence ATGGCTGATGTAAAAGTAGTTATCGGTGACCGTCTAGGTAAAGGACAAAAAGTAGGTATGGGTGTTGAAGCTGCAGGTGGTTCTGTAACAGTAATCCCAGGCATGGCAGCAGATATGAAGCTTGGTGACATCATGAAACAAGAAGAAGCTGACTTCGGTATCTCTTTTTGTGGCAGTGGCGGTGCTGGTGCTATCACGGCTCAAAATAAATACGGTTACAAAGCAAAATATGGTATGCGCTCTGTAGAAGAAGGCGTTACTGCAATTAATGAAGGTTACAACGTTCTTGGATTTGGTTTTATGGACCAAGAAGAACTAGGTAAAAAATTAGTTGAAGCCTTTGTTAAAAAATACAGAAGTTAA
- a CDS encoding chromosome partitioning protein ParA — protein MKNKPFSDLLLMLFLGTPSVAHAEIKTGYFIDSPVTGLYYQTSSQLSGTTNKGAFEYRTGDVVRFFLGTDENGYLISTLSGQEVVTPTLATTTPSKSINLTRLLLSLDSSPSNRDEITLASKMLSNVDFQQRLKQIDLNVLDSSSKELNIDLVSVKEAVEHLNLSQQYIEDNFTSDDIIYEPVNKHLKHIIIKKKDWQGRMCAYDIKYQHHPRYRPSFGNMEYTVTNTHLIQYPSAGDYFNGCELDTSLPVIANKSPISEFEGFGGMIGCAPTGCTRNDLNGFTLDDYNDEGDWKYRTIAMNFDPETELMMEKIQGLGPNEHVRHQNRGEQIAFIYPIDKEEKIPFEGIWQQTQYHGQKIEKHCLLVKNHQVLKHPKTGKTCSKNEEQYTLNVTKDYADMWWVNNKDNNARLEQMNLLIRWYLNGNQVQHTTWEYLPAGRDWKQGVLYRYRQTLQRQPNGIETMDTFSVSEFSKI, from the coding sequence ATGAAAAACAAACCGTTTTCAGATCTTTTATTGATGCTATTTCTAGGCACTCCTTCTGTTGCTCATGCAGAAATAAAAACGGGATATTTCATCGACTCACCAGTTACTGGTCTTTATTACCAAACAAGCTCACAACTGTCTGGAACGACAAATAAAGGGGCTTTTGAGTATCGAACTGGTGATGTGGTGCGTTTTTTCTTAGGTACTGATGAAAATGGTTATCTTATTAGTACACTATCAGGCCAAGAAGTGGTTACCCCAACGTTAGCCACCACAACACCAAGTAAAAGTATTAATTTAACTCGGTTATTGCTCTCTCTTGATAGTTCACCAAGCAACCGAGATGAAATCACTCTAGCAAGTAAGATGCTTTCTAACGTGGATTTTCAACAACGACTTAAGCAAATCGATCTCAATGTATTAGACAGTTCTTCTAAAGAACTAAATATTGATCTCGTTTCAGTAAAAGAAGCCGTTGAACACTTAAATCTAAGCCAGCAATACATCGAAGATAATTTCACTTCCGATGACATTATTTATGAGCCAGTCAATAAACATCTAAAACACATCATCATTAAGAAAAAAGACTGGCAAGGTCGAATGTGTGCTTACGACATTAAATATCAGCATCACCCAAGATATCGCCCTTCTTTTGGCAATATGGAATATACGGTGACAAATACTCACCTTATCCAATACCCAAGCGCTGGTGATTACTTTAATGGCTGTGAATTAGATACCAGCCTCCCTGTGATCGCAAACAAAAGTCCTATCTCTGAATTTGAAGGCTTTGGCGGAATGATCGGATGTGCCCCAACAGGATGCACACGTAATGACCTTAATGGGTTTACGTTAGACGACTATAACGACGAAGGTGACTGGAAATACCGAACCATTGCAATGAATTTTGATCCTGAAACTGAATTAATGATGGAGAAAATTCAAGGGTTAGGGCCTAACGAACACGTGCGCCATCAAAATAGAGGTGAACAAATTGCTTTTATTTATCCGATAGATAAAGAAGAAAAAATCCCTTTTGAAGGCATATGGCAACAAACCCAATATCACGGTCAAAAAATCGAAAAACACTGTTTATTAGTCAAAAATCATCAAGTTCTTAAGCACCCAAAAACAGGTAAAACGTGCTCAAAAAATGAAGAACAGTACACCTTGAATGTGACTAAAGACTACGCCGATATGTGGTGGGTAAACAATAAAGATAATAACGCTCGACTAGAACAAATGAATCTATTGATTCGTTGGTATCTCAACGGAAATCAGGTTCAACACACAACATGGGAGTATTTACCCGCCGGTAGAGATTGGAAGCAAGGGGTTCTCTATCGCTATCGACAAACACTTCAACGCCAACCAAATGGTATTGAAACTATGGATACATTTTCTGTCTCTGAATTTAGCAAAATATAA
- a CDS encoding DgaE family pyridoxal phosphate-dependent ammonia lyase has protein sequence MSSIHEKYGLTEVINASGRMTALGVSTPNEDVVNAVKEGLGQYFDMKDLVIKTGEYIANLLNVDAAVVVSCASAGIAQSVAAVIVRDSQYRLENLHAHSHDVPSEIVLPKGHNVNFGAPVGTMVTLGGGTIKEAGYANECSPEQLEAAITKNTAAILYIKSHHCVQKSILNVEQAATVAQKHGLPLIVDAAAEEDLKSYFAMGADLVIYSGAKAIEGPTSGLVVGKTQYVDWVRKQSQGIGRAMKVGKEGILGLTHAITDYLTVEKESGQEMVAKMEKFIADMNTIHGVTSRVVWDSAGRDIARAEIAFDHETLGTTTNNIVKQLNNGNPAIYCRGYKANEGIIEIDVRSVNTTQLNTIFEKINALF, from the coding sequence ATGTCTTCAATTCATGAGAAGTATGGTCTAACTGAAGTAATTAATGCATCTGGCCGCATGACTGCATTAGGGGTTTCAACGCCAAATGAAGACGTTGTAAATGCAGTAAAAGAAGGGCTTGGGCAATATTTTGATATGAAAGATCTCGTTATCAAAACGGGTGAATATATTGCTAACCTTCTTAATGTCGATGCTGCGGTTGTTGTGTCTTGTGCTTCTGCTGGTATCGCTCAGTCTGTGGCTGCGGTTATTGTTAGAGACAGTCAATACCGCTTAGAAAACCTGCACGCTCACTCTCACGATGTTCCATCAGAAATTGTACTGCCAAAAGGTCATAACGTTAATTTCGGTGCTCCTGTTGGCACCATGGTAACTCTCGGTGGCGGAACAATTAAAGAAGCTGGATACGCGAATGAATGTTCACCGGAACAACTTGAAGCTGCTATCACTAAAAATACTGCAGCGATTTTGTACATCAAATCTCACCACTGTGTTCAAAAAAGTATTTTAAACGTAGAGCAAGCGGCAACTGTAGCTCAAAAACATGGCCTACCATTAATTGTTGATGCCGCAGCAGAAGAAGATTTAAAAAGCTACTTTGCTATGGGCGCGGATCTCGTTATCTACAGTGGAGCGAAAGCCATTGAAGGGCCGACAAGTGGGTTAGTTGTCGGTAAAACTCAATATGTAGATTGGGTTCGCAAACAATCTCAAGGCATTGGCCGAGCAATGAAAGTCGGCAAAGAAGGTATCTTAGGTTTAACTCACGCAATCACTGATTACTTAACTGTTGAAAAAGAATCAGGCCAAGAAATGGTTGCGAAGATGGAAAAATTCATCGCTGATATGAACACCATTCATGGCGTAACGTCACGAGTAGTGTGGGACAGTGCAGGACGCGATATTGCAAGAGCTGAGATTGCTTTTGACCATGAAACTCTAGGTACAACAACTAATAATATCGTTAAGCAATTAAATAACGGTAATCCAGCAATTTACTGCCGTGGCTACAAAGCTAATGAAGGCATTATTGAGATTGATGTTCGCAGTGTTAACACCACTCAATTAAACACTATTTTCGAAAAAATTAACGCATTATTTTAA
- a CDS encoding DUF4310 family protein: MDDKLKNNFWYADWSFPFFVGLLSSGVFAGTHMYYLYGIGAFNEVAFVSMLRAGMDTGVYGAVAAFGASFLFARIIEGSLVGILDIGGAIQTGIGLGVPALLLGAGIVYPLENFVASLIVGFFLGVAIGYIIIIARKYTVGQSNSTYGADVMMGAGNSSGRFLGPLIVLSAIGASIPIGIGSLIGALAFYQWQKPITGGAILGAMIFGSLFPVAIG; encoded by the coding sequence ATGGATGACAAATTAAAGAATAACTTTTGGTACGCAGATTGGTCTTTTCCATTCTTCGTAGGTCTGCTTTCTTCAGGCGTATTTGCTGGTACTCACATGTATTACCTATACGGCATCGGCGCATTTAACGAAGTTGCTTTCGTTTCAATGTTACGAGCTGGTATGGATACAGGTGTTTATGGTGCGGTTGCTGCCTTTGGTGCAAGTTTCTTATTCGCTCGAATCATTGAAGGTTCACTAGTTGGTATCTTGGACATCGGTGGTGCAATTCAAACCGGTATTGGACTGGGTGTTCCGGCTCTACTTCTTGGTGCTGGTATTGTTTACCCACTAGAAAACTTTGTTGCCTCATTAATTGTTGGTTTCTTCTTAGGCGTGGCAATTGGTTACATCATCATTATTGCTCGTAAATATACCGTTGGCCAAAGTAACTCTACCTACGGTGCTGACGTCATGATGGGTGCTGGTAATTCATCAGGTCGCTTCTTAGGTCCTTTGATTGTTCTATCTGCAATTGGTGCTTCAATTCCAATTGGTATCGGTTCATTAATTGGTGCTCTAGCATTTTATCAATGGCAAAAACCAATCACTGGTGGCGCAATTTTAGGAGCAATGATTTTCGGTTCACTATTCCCAGTAGCCATCGGCTAA
- a CDS encoding putative Ig domain-containing protein produces the protein MKKVSLLAASVALALVGCGGSDGGSDTNTGTPSAGGIIITAIDGYLHNAEIWVDKDGNLANGCELNTEIVTNKDGKATISKTDFSGMNVCIKAIAGKTIDTDRGLVAKGFDLASPASESNNVIVNPMTNMVVEQMANNNELTPETAKDEVVKAITGTGLKADADMIFGDYLANPSDEAKALKVIGETLVDNNDKSVETQLTISTEVANDTNEIINNSGELDNYAPVVEVTPDGGVTVKPNSRPVVDLTPEAVTMLLGDVWVAIDASELFSDADGDTLTYSMQTLGSDNNGLVIDETTGLITGTPKAAGEFIYQVFAEDTKGSLSYPANLKVTIETPNTAPTHSPEALETIQAKLNALTLTQGDKVNETIAATGLFTDVDGDALKYTVENVPAGMSVTLDSDELSLTGTPSNHGEFTVGLFANDGVNQASAEAEVTLTIEEAAVTPSHPLEGKFLHFVEIGNNGTEFAKAWCDSIYLDADSKTMYWNSRDNGNLSTCDTNMSEFTEGVPYAIVGDKIVSQEDGMKMTLDVIKQHSFDDDKHFLVSFTDEEGNDKSTELYSYHTNAQYVEEALNNDVSESQANPNWVDRETFIAMPSAEGTNDTVVTELKVSGIVQQFDYQGSPYSSASIYGRNAETCAILKDIYLDYGSIRVHGDNYGANNYFNSQPQYRDVEGSCYIDLMPFDPSVAIPSGLYTIEAKPERTDEAERIVFSFKK, from the coding sequence ATGAAAAAGGTAAGTTTATTAGCAGCGTCAGTGGCACTAGCGTTAGTAGGTTGTGGCGGTTCTGATGGTGGTTCAGACACCAATACAGGAACACCTTCAGCTGGTGGTATCATTATTACGGCAATTGATGGTTACCTACACAACGCAGAAATTTGGGTTGATAAAGATGGTAACCTTGCAAACGGCTGTGAGCTCAATACAGAGATCGTGACTAACAAAGACGGTAAAGCGACAATCAGCAAAACCGATTTTTCTGGTATGAACGTATGTATCAAAGCGATTGCAGGTAAAACCATCGATACCGATCGTGGTCTGGTAGCAAAAGGGTTTGACCTAGCTTCTCCAGCAAGCGAAAGCAACAACGTAATTGTTAACCCAATGACCAATATGGTTGTTGAGCAAATGGCGAACAATAATGAACTTACACCTGAAACAGCAAAAGATGAAGTAGTTAAAGCAATCACTGGCACTGGCCTAAAAGCTGATGCAGACATGATTTTCGGCGACTACCTAGCAAATCCATCAGATGAAGCGAAAGCACTGAAAGTCATCGGTGAAACACTGGTTGATAACAACGACAAGAGTGTGGAAACACAACTTACGATTTCAACTGAAGTTGCAAATGATACAAACGAGATCATCAACAACTCAGGTGAGTTAGACAATTACGCTCCTGTTGTTGAGGTTACTCCAGACGGTGGCGTAACGGTGAAACCGAACAGCCGCCCTGTTGTTGATCTAACACCTGAAGCTGTGACTATGCTACTTGGTGATGTTTGGGTAGCGATTGACGCTTCTGAATTATTTAGCGATGCGGATGGCGACACTCTAACTTACAGCATGCAAACTCTAGGAAGCGATAACAACGGCCTAGTTATTGATGAAACTACAGGTCTAATCACGGGTACACCAAAAGCTGCAGGTGAGTTTATCTACCAAGTCTTTGCTGAAGACACTAAAGGTTCTCTTTCTTACCCAGCAAACCTAAAAGTGACGATTGAGACACCGAATACAGCGCCAACTCATAGTCCTGAAGCTTTAGAGACTATCCAAGCTAAACTTAACGCGTTGACACTAACTCAAGGTGATAAAGTTAACGAAACGATCGCTGCTACAGGTCTATTTACTGACGTTGATGGTGATGCGTTAAAATACACTGTTGAAAACGTTCCTGCGGGTATGTCAGTTACTCTTGATAGCGATGAGCTAAGTTTGACTGGTACTCCATCAAACCACGGTGAATTTACTGTTGGTCTATTCGCGAATGATGGTGTAAACCAAGCGTCTGCAGAAGCAGAGGTAACATTAACGATTGAGGAAGCTGCAGTTACTCCAAGTCACCCACTTGAAGGTAAATTCCTGCATTTCGTAGAGATTGGTAACAATGGTACTGAGTTTGCTAAAGCATGGTGTGATTCTATTTACCTAGATGCAGACTCTAAAACTATGTATTGGAACTCTCGAGATAACGGTAACTTGTCAACGTGTGATACAAACATGTCAGAATTTACAGAAGGAGTTCCATACGCAATCGTTGGTGACAAAATTGTCTCACAAGAAGATGGTATGAAAATGACATTAGATGTCATCAAACAACACTCTTTTGATGACGACAAACATTTCCTAGTATCATTCACTGATGAGGAAGGTAATGATAAATCAACAGAGCTGTACTCTTACCACACAAATGCTCAATATGTAGAAGAAGCGCTTAATAACGACGTTAGCGAATCTCAAGCGAATCCGAACTGGGTAGACCGTGAAACATTCATTGCAATGCCATCTGCAGAAGGCACTAATGATACTGTTGTTACTGAACTAAAAGTTTCTGGCATCGTTCAGCAATTTGATTATCAAGGAAGCCCATACTCTTCCGCTTCAATCTATGGTCGTAATGCGGAAACTTGTGCAATTTTAAAAGATATCTACCTCGACTACGGTAGCATTCGAGTTCACGGTGACAACTACGGCGCTAACAACTACTTTAACAGCCAGCCACAATATAGAGATGTTGAAGGCTCTTGTTACATCGACTTAATGCCTTTCGATCCTTCAGTTGCGATTCCATCTGGTCTTTACACTATCGAAGCTAAACCAGAACGTACTGATGAAGCTGAACGTATCGTATTTAGTTTTAAAAAGTAG